The Stackebrandtia nassauensis DSM 44728 genome includes the window TTCGATGCCGGTTTCGCCGATGCGGCGGGCCGGTTGGCGGATGGAGGTCAGTGGGACGATCGCGGCCTGGGCGAAGTCGATGTCGTCGTAGCCGACGAGCATGAGGTCGTCGGGGACGCGCAGGCCGCCGTTGACGATCAGGCCCTGTAGTACGCCGAACGCGAGCAGGTCGTTGGCGGCGAACACCGCGTCGGGGCGGTCGGCGGCCTCGCGGGTGGCCAGGCGGGCTGCGGCGTCGAGTCCGGCCGGGACGGTCAGTTCGCGGGTCTCGATGACCTCGAAGGCGACTCCACTGTGTTCCGAGACTGCCTTGCGGGCTCCTTCGAGCCGGTCGGTGACCTGGCGGATGTTCATGGGGCCGCCGACGAAGGCGATGTGGCGGCGTCCCTGTTCGATCAGGTGCGCCACGGCGAGTTCGCCGCCCGCGACGTCGTTGACCGAGACGCTGGAGACGCTGGTGTCGGACAGGGCGCGGTCGACCAGGACCACCGGGATTCCCCGGGAGCGCAGTCGTTCGACGGCGGGCCAGGCTTCGACGACCGGGGACAGCAGGACGCCGCGCACGCGCTGTTCTTCGAAGAGTTCGACCTGGGTCTTCTCGCGGTCGGGGTGTTCGCGGCTGTCGGAGACCAGGACGGTCAGTCCGGCCTCGACGGCCTTGTCCTCGGCGCCGCGGATGAGTTCGCCGAAGAACGGGTTGCCCACGTCCAGGACGATGAGGCCGATGCTGCGGCTGTGTCCGGCGCGCAGTTGCCGGGCGGCGCCGTTGCGGACGTAGCCGAGTTGGTCGACGGCGCGCTGGACCCGGTCGATGGTGGCCGCTGAGACTCGTTCGGGGTTGTTGAGGACATTGGACACCGTTCCGGCGGACACGCCCGCCAGCGCGGCGACGTCTTTGACACTGACTACGCCCACTGCCGGATGTCCTTCCTGGTGGTGGCCGGTCGCGAACGACGGCTTGTTGTAACGATTCATTCATGCTAACCCGATGGGATCGTGAAGATTCTTCGCAGGTATTGACAGGTATGAGTGGGCTGTCGTAGCCTACCGGACATGCGATGGTTAAATCGATTCAATTCGTAGGTGGAGCCCGTCCATGACCACACGACCACCCGGTGACCCCCACGACGAACCGCCACTGCTCGAGCTGCGCGACGTGTCGAAGACCTTCGGTTCCATCGTGGCCCTGAAGTCGGCGCGGCTGCGGGTCGAGCGCGGCTCGATCCACGCGCTGGTCGGCGAGAACGGCGCGGGCAAGTCCACTCTGGTCAAGATCGTCGCGGGTCTCCACCAGCGCGACGACGGGTCGTTCCGGCTGGACGGTGAGGCGGTCGACTTCTCCTCCACCGCGCAGTCCAAGGCCGCGGGCATCGCGGTCATCTACCAGGAACCCACGTTGTTTCCCGACCTGAGCGTCATGGAGAACATCTTCATGGGGCGGCAGCCGTTGACCCGGTGGCGACGCGTCGACCGCGCGGCCATGCGGCGCCGCACTCGGGATCTGTTTCAGCGCCTGGGTGTGGCGATCGACCCGGACCGGCCCGCGATGGGGTTGTCGATCGCCGATCAGCAGATCATCGAGATCGCCAAGGCGATCTCCCTGGACGCCCGGCTGTTGATCATGGACGAGCCGACCGCCGCGCTCAGTGGGATCGAAGTGGACAGACTGTTCACGATCGCGCGGGCGCTGCGCGACGAGGGCCGCGGCCTGGTGTTCATCTCGCATCGCTTCAACGAGATCTTCGACCTGTGTGACCGGATCACCGTCATGCGGGACGGATCGTATGTGGCCACGCATGACGCGGCCGACGTCACCGCCGCCGAGGTCGTGAACCTGATGGTCGGGCGGCCGGTGGAGACGCTGTACCCCAAGACCGAGGGCGGCGACGTCGGCGAGGTCGTGCTGCGGGTCGATGGGCTGTCTCGGCGCGGCACCTTCACCGACGTGTCGCTGACCGTGCGCTCCGGCGAGATCGTCGGGATGGCGGGGCTGGTGGGCGCGGGCCGCAGCGAGGTCGCGCGGGCGGTGTTCGGCGTCGACGACTACGACTCCGGTGCCGTGACCGTCGCCGGAACACCGTTGCGGCGCGGCAATCCGCGGGCCGCGATCCGGGCGGGGTTGGCGTTCGTGCCCGAGGACCGGCGCCGCGAGGGGCTGCTGGTGGAGGAGTCGGTGGGGCGCAACATCGCGCTGGTGCTGCGGCGCAAGCTGGCCAACTGGGGCCTGATCCGGCGTCGCGACGAGGACGCGCTGGCGGCGGGCTGGGCCCGCACGCTTCAGATCACCGCCCGCGACCTGGACGTGGCGGCGGGGACGCTGTCGGGTGGCAACCAGCAGAAGGCGGTCATCGCCAAGTGGATGGCCACCGATCCCCGGGTGCTCATCATCGACGAACCCACCCGGGGCATCGACGTGGGTACGAAAACCGAGGTGCATCGTCTGCTGGACGAACTCGCCGGACGGGGGCTGGCGATCCTGATGATCTCCAGCGACCTTCCCGAGATCCTGGGCATGAGCGACCGGGTCTACGTCATGAGCGAGGGCCGGATCACCCGCGAGCTGGCGCGCGACGAGGCCACCGGCGAGGCCGTCATGACCGCCGCGACCACATTGGAGGCGGTCCGGTGAGTGGCGTGTCGACGCTGCTGCGGCGGCGCGAGTTCGGTGTCGTCGTGGCGATCGGGGTCCTGATCGCCGTGACCACGGTGATCAGTCCCAGTTTCGCCACCGGTACCGACGGATTCCGCAACCTGCTGTTGACGCCGTCACTGTTGATGATCCTGGCCGTGGCGCAAGGGATCGTCATCATCACCAAGAACATCGACCTGTCGGTCAGCGCGGTGCTCGGACTGACCGCATACGCCACCGGCCGCATGTTCGTCGACCTGCCAGGCCTGCCGATCCCGGTGGTCATCCTGCTCGGCGTCGGCCTGGGAACGCTGTTGGGTGCCGTGAACGGAACGCTGGTGAGCCTCGGCAGGGTTCCCTCGCTGGTGATCACACTGGGGACGCTGTACGCGTTCCGGGGCATCGACATCGCCTGGGCGGGCGGGGATCGCGTCAACGCCGGGGAACTGCCCCGGGAGTTCACCACCATGGGAACCCAGACGGTGCTGGGCGTGCCGGTGCTGTTCGTCGTCGCCGTCGCGGTACTGGCGGTCGTCGCCTACGTCCTGGGCCAGACCCGTTCGGGCCGGGAGCTGTACGCGATCGGTTCCGACGACGCGGCGGCGGTGCTGTACGGGCTGCGGGTGCGACGACGGGTGTTCTTCGGGTTCCTGGCCTCGGGGACGCTGGCCGGACTGGCCGGGGTCCTGTTCGCCGCCCGCTACGCCTCGGTCAGCTCGAACGCCGGTACCGGAATGGAACTGGAGGCGGTGGCCGCCGCCGTCCTGGGTGGAGTGGCCATTGTGGGCGGCACGGGTACGGTGCTGGGCGCCGTGCTGGGCGCGGTCCTGCTGACCACGATCAGCCGGGCGCTGCCGACTCTGGGGATCGGCGAGTTCTGGCAGCAGGCGGTGCTGGGCGCGCTCATCATCGGCGCGATCCTGCTGGACCGGGTGATCGCCGCCCGCCAGGCCCGACGGCTGCGATCCTCGCACGCGTCGATCGCCGTCGCCCCGGCGAAGGAGGCGGTGACATGACCACCACCCTCGACCCCGTCCGCCAGACCCCGAAGCCGCGTCCGGCCGCGCAGCGGTGGCGCTCGCTCCTTTTGGGACGCGATGCCGCCGTGATCGGTCTGGTCGCGCTCGTGTGGATCGCCGGTTCGGTGTTCGTCGACAACTTCGGCAAACCCAACACCGTCTACTTTCTGCTGTTGGACGCGCTGCCGATCCTGCTCATCGCGATGCCGATGACCATGGTCATCATCTCCGCCGAGATCGACCTGTCGGTGGCCAGCATGCTGGGTCTGTCCAGTGTCGTGGTCGGCGTCCTGTTCCAGGGCGGCTGGCCGATCTGGGCGGCGGTGGCGGTGGCACTGGCCGTCGGGCTGGTCGGCGGGGCCCTCAACGGGTTCCTGGTCGCGACGGTGGGGCTGCCGTCCCTGGCGGTCACGGTGGCGACGCTGGCCCTGTTCCGGGGCATCGCGGTGGGCTTGTTGGGTACCAAGGCCGTCACCGGTTTCCCCGACGAGCACAAGGATCTGGTCTCCGACCGGCTGTTCGGCCCGGGCACCGCGATTCCCGGGATCCTGCTGGTCTTCGTGGTGCTGGCGATCGGTTTCGGGGTGCTGCTGCACTTCACGCCGTTCGGGCGCGCCACCTACGCGGCCGGTATGAGCGCCCGCACCTCGCGGTTCTCCGGCGTCAACGTCCCGGCCGTCAAGTTCTGGCTGTTCGTGGCCACCGGGTTCGTCTCGGCGCTGGCCGGCGTGTACTGGACGCTGCGCTACGACTCGGCGCGCGGCGACAACGCCGCCGGGTTCGAACTGGCGGTGGTGGCGGCGGTCCTGGTCGGGGGTGTGTCCATTTTCGGGGGTCGCGGCGCGATTCCCGGGGTCATCGCCGGGGCCCTGCTGATCGGTGAGCTGCGCGCGGTGCTGCGGCTGGCCGACGTGTCCGCCGACGCCATCAACATCGCCACCGGTGTCCTGCTCATCGTGTCGGTGATCGTGCCGCGGCTCGTCACCGGCCTGCACGGCCGGTGGCGGCGGGCGCGCCGTTCGGGCCTTGAGTCCACATCGTCTTCTGATTGACCATTCCTCTCGAAAGGCACGACCATGGCACTTCTCCACTCGCGAGGACGACGACTGGCCACCATCGCCGGTCTGGCCGTAACGCTGACGGTCGCCGCCGCCGGTTGTTCCGGCGGATCCGGTGACGACGGCGGTTATGACATCGCGTTCCTGCCCAAGAACCTCGGCAACCCGTACTTCGAGGCCTCCGACAAGGCGGCCGAGAAGGCCGTGAAGGGATTCGGCGGCTCCTTCAAGGAGGTGGGCCCGTCCGAGGCCACCGCCGACGGACAGGTCACCTACATCAACACGCTCACCCAGCAGAGCGTCGGTGCCATCGTGTTGTCGGCCAACGACACCAGCGCCTTGTGCGACGCGCTGGACGAGGCCCGCGACGCCGGGATCAAAGTGGTCACATTCGACTCTGATGTGGACAAGGAATGCCGGGACGTGTACGTGTCGGCCTCCTCCCCCAAGCTCATCGCCCGCAACCAGATCGACCTGATCGCCGACCAGGTCGGCGGCAAGGGTGAGATCGCGATCCTGTCGGCCACCGCCAACGCGACCAACCAGAACGCCTGGATCGACGAGATGAAGCCGTACCTCAAGTCGGAGTATCCGGACATGAAGCTGGTCGACGTGGTCTACGGTGACGACGACGACCAGACCTCCTACGACAAGACCGAGGCGTTGCTGTCCAGCCATCCCGACCTGGCGGGGATCGTCTCGCCCACGACGGTCGGCGTCGCGGCCGCCGCCCGGTATCTGTCCACCTCGGAGTTCAAGGGCAAGGTGGCGCTCACCGGCCTGGGGACCCCCAACGACATGCGCGAGTACGTCGACAACGGCACCGTGACCTCGTTCGCGCTGTGGAACCCCGAGGACCTGGGCATTCTCGCGTCCTACACCGCCAAGGCGCTTCTCGACGAGGACATCACCGGCAAGAAGGGCGACACCTTCTCCGCCAAGGGACTCAGCAGCGACACCACGAAGTTCACAGTGGGCTCCGACGGCGTCATCACGCTGGGAGAACCGTTCGTCTTCGACAAGGACAACATCGACGACTTCGACTTCTAGGACCACGATAGGAATCCACATGGCACAGTTCACCGACATCGCCGCTTCGCTGGAACGGCAGGCCATCGAGCTGCCGTCCTGGGCCTTCGGGAACTCCGGGACCCGTTTCAAGGTCTTCGGCAGTCCCGGCACCCCACGCGATCCGTTCGAGAAGGTGCGCGACGCCGCCAAGGTCCACGAGTTCACCGGGCTCGCGCCCACCATGGCCCTTCACATTCCCTGGGACCGGGTGGACGACTTCGGGGCGCTGAGCCGCTTCGCGGCCGACCACGGCATCGCGTTGGGCACGGTCAACTCCAACACCTTCCAGGAGGCCGACTACAAACTGGGCAGCCTCACCCACACCGACCCGCGGATCCGGCAGCGGGCGGTGGACCACCACTTCGAATGCATCGAGATCCTGGAGCGGATCGGCGCCCGCGATCTGAAGATCTGGC containing:
- the rhaS gene encoding rhamnose ABC transporter substrate-binding protein, coding for MALLHSRGRRLATIAGLAVTLTVAAAGCSGGSGDDGGYDIAFLPKNLGNPYFEASDKAAEKAVKGFGGSFKEVGPSEATADGQVTYINTLTQQSVGAIVLSANDTSALCDALDEARDAGIKVVTFDSDVDKECRDVYVSASSPKLIARNQIDLIADQVGGKGEIAILSATANATNQNAWIDEMKPYLKSEYPDMKLVDVVYGDDDDQTSYDKTEALLSSHPDLAGIVSPTTVGVAAAARYLSTSEFKGKVALTGLGTPNDMREYVDNGTVTSFALWNPEDLGILASYTAKALLDEDITGKKGDTFSAKGLSSDTTKFTVGSDGVITLGEPFVFDKDNIDDFDF
- a CDS encoding LacI family DNA-binding transcriptional regulator, which produces MGVVSVKDVAALAGVSAGTVSNVLNNPERVSAATIDRVQRAVDQLGYVRNGAARQLRAGHSRSIGLIVLDVGNPFFGELIRGAEDKAVEAGLTVLVSDSREHPDREKTQVELFEEQRVRGVLLSPVVEAWPAVERLRSRGIPVVLVDRALSDTSVSSVSVNDVAGGELAVAHLIEQGRRHIAFVGGPMNIRQVTDRLEGARKAVSEHSGVAFEVIETRELTVPAGLDAAARLATREAADRPDAVFAANDLLAFGVLQGLIVNGGLRVPDDLMLVGYDDIDFAQAAIVPLTSIRQPARRIGETGIELLLAEAEGSGDFTPRQVVYQPALVKRASTASP
- a CDS encoding sugar ABC transporter ATP-binding protein encodes the protein MTTRPPGDPHDEPPLLELRDVSKTFGSIVALKSARLRVERGSIHALVGENGAGKSTLVKIVAGLHQRDDGSFRLDGEAVDFSSTAQSKAAGIAVIYQEPTLFPDLSVMENIFMGRQPLTRWRRVDRAAMRRRTRDLFQRLGVAIDPDRPAMGLSIADQQIIEIAKAISLDARLLIMDEPTAALSGIEVDRLFTIARALRDEGRGLVFISHRFNEIFDLCDRITVMRDGSYVATHDAADVTAAEVVNLMVGRPVETLYPKTEGGDVGEVVLRVDGLSRRGTFTDVSLTVRSGEIVGMAGLVGAGRSEVARAVFGVDDYDSGAVTVAGTPLRRGNPRAAIRAGLAFVPEDRRREGLLVEESVGRNIALVLRRKLANWGLIRRRDEDALAAGWARTLQITARDLDVAAGTLSGGNQQKAVIAKWMATDPRVLIIDEPTRGIDVGTKTEVHRLLDELAGRGLAILMISSDLPEILGMSDRVYVMSEGRITRELARDEATGEAVMTAATTLEAVR
- a CDS encoding ABC transporter permease, with protein sequence MTTTLDPVRQTPKPRPAAQRWRSLLLGRDAAVIGLVALVWIAGSVFVDNFGKPNTVYFLLLDALPILLIAMPMTMVIISAEIDLSVASMLGLSSVVVGVLFQGGWPIWAAVAVALAVGLVGGALNGFLVATVGLPSLAVTVATLALFRGIAVGLLGTKAVTGFPDEHKDLVSDRLFGPGTAIPGILLVFVVLAIGFGVLLHFTPFGRATYAAGMSARTSRFSGVNVPAVKFWLFVATGFVSALAGVYWTLRYDSARGDNAAGFELAVVAAVLVGGVSIFGGRGAIPGVIAGALLIGELRAVLRLADVSADAINIATGVLLIVSVIVPRLVTGLHGRWRRARRSGLESTSSSD
- a CDS encoding ABC transporter permease translates to MSGVSTLLRRREFGVVVAIGVLIAVTTVISPSFATGTDGFRNLLLTPSLLMILAVAQGIVIITKNIDLSVSAVLGLTAYATGRMFVDLPGLPIPVVILLGVGLGTLLGAVNGTLVSLGRVPSLVITLGTLYAFRGIDIAWAGGDRVNAGELPREFTTMGTQTVLGVPVLFVVAVAVLAVVAYVLGQTRSGRELYAIGSDDAAAVLYGLRVRRRVFFGFLASGTLAGLAGVLFAARYASVSSNAGTGMELEAVAAAVLGGVAIVGGTGTVLGAVLGAVLLTTISRALPTLGIGEFWQQAVLGALIIGAILLDRVIAARQARRLRSSHASIAVAPAKEAVT